The proteins below come from a single Clarias gariepinus isolate MV-2021 ecotype Netherlands chromosome 17, CGAR_prim_01v2, whole genome shotgun sequence genomic window:
- the kcnj6 gene encoding G protein-activated inward rectifier potassium channel 2, with product MEQDVESPITVRQPRLPKQVRDDVPKQLQDSDRARRKIQRYVRKDGKCNVHHGNVRETYRYLTDIFTTLVDLKWRFNLFIFVLVYTVTWLFFGLMWWLIAYARGDLEHIGDNSWTPCVNNLEGFVSAFLFSIETETTIGYGYRVITDKCPEGIVLLLVQSVLGSIVNAFMVGCMFVKISQPKKRAETLVFSTNAVISMRDGRLCLMFRVGDLRNSHIVEASIRAKLIKSKQTKEGEFIPLNQTDMNVGYDTGDDRLFLVSPLIICHEINQHSPFWEISKASLAKEELEIVVILEGMVEATGMTCQARSSYVASEIKWGYRFMPVLTLEDGFYEVDYNSFHEIYETNTPSCSARELTEMSARSRLPLSWSVASKLSQQGLLDSRNDEEEQEKESRETQEQERNGDIANMENESKV from the exons ATGGAGCAGGATGTGGAGAGCCCCATCACAGTGAGACAGCCACGGCTGCCCAAGCAGGTACGAGACGATGTGCCCAAGCAACTTCAGGACAGCGATCGAGCCAGACGCAAGATCCAGCGCTATGTACGCAAGGATGGCAAGTGTAATGTGCACCACGGCAACGTGCGCGAGACCTACCGCTACCTCACAGACATCTTCACCACACTAGTGGACCTGAAGTGGCGGTTCAACCTCTTCATTTTCGTGCTGGTCTACACAGTTACGTGGCTTTTCTTTGGCCTCATGTGGTGGCTGATTGCCTACGCTCGAGGGGACCTGGAGCACATAGGCGACAATTCATGGACACCGTGTGTCAACAACCTGGAGGGTTTCGTCTCTGCCTTCTTGTTCTCCATTGAAACTGAGACAACTATTGGTTATGGGTACCGGGTGATCACAGACAAGTGCCCAGAGGGCATTGTGCTCTTGCTAGTGCAGTCGGTGCTGGGCTCCATTGTGAATGCCTTCATGGTGGGCTGCATGTTCGTGAAGATTTCACAGCCTAAGAAGCGTGCAGAGACATTGGTGTTCTCCACCAACGCTGTCATTTCGATGCGTGATGGGCGCCTCTGTCTGATGTTCCGTGTCGGAGACCTGAGGAACTCACACATCGTTGAGGCTTCAATCCGAGCCAAGCTGATCAAGTCCAAACAGACCAAGGAGGGGGAGTTTATTCCCCTCAACCAAACTGACATGAATGTGGGCTATGACACGGGCGATGACCGCCTCTTCCTTGTGTCCCCACTCATCATCTGCCACGAGATCAACCAGCATAGCCCGTTCTGGGAGATCTCCAAAGCCAGCCTAGCTAAGGAGGAGCTGGAGATTGTTGTGATTCTGGAAGGCATGGTGGAGGCCACAG GAATGACCTGCCAGGCTCGCAGCTCGTACGTGGCCAGCGAGATCAAGTGGGGCTACCGCTTCATGCCCGTGCTCACGCTGGAGGATGGCTTCTATGAGGTCGACTACAACAGCTTCCATGAGATATACGAGACGAACACACCGAGCTGCAGCGCCCGCGAGCTGACCGAGATGAGCGCGCGTTCGCGCCTGCCACTCTCCTGGTCCGTGGCGAGCAAACTGAGCCAGCAGGGCCTGCTAGACTCACGCAATGATGAGGAGGAGCAGGAGAAGGAGAGCAGAGAGACACAAGAGCAGGAACGCAATGGTGACATTGCCAACATGGAGAACGAGTCCAAGGTGTAA